Proteins encoded together in one Bacteroides zoogleoformans window:
- a CDS encoding peptidase U32 family protein: MNTSRLSDFEIMAPVGSRESLAAAVQAGADSIYFGIENLNMRARSANTFTIDDLREIARTCDEHGMKSYLTVNTIIYDNDLPLMRTIVDAAKAAGISAVIAADVAVMDYARSIGQEVHLSTQLNISNVEALRFYARFADVVVLARELNLEQVAEIYRHIREENICGPGGEQIRIEMFCHGALCMAVSGKCYLSLHEMNHSANRGACMQVCRRSYTVRDKETDVELEVDNQYIMSPKDLKTIHFMNKMLDAGVRVFKIEGRARGPEYVRTVVECYKEAIRAYVEGTFTDEKIAGWDERLKTVFNRGFWDGYYLGQRLGEWTKNYGSAATERKIYVGKGIRYFGNIGVAEFLVEAAEVSVGDKLLITGPTTGAEFLTLDEARVDLKPVPTVRKGEHFSMKSPKIRPSDKLYKLVSVEELKKFKGLDVEKQRG, from the coding sequence ATGAATACATCCCGCCTTTCCGATTTCGAGATAATGGCTCCCGTCGGTTCGCGCGAATCCCTTGCCGCAGCCGTACAGGCAGGTGCCGACTCCATATACTTCGGCATCGAGAACCTGAACATGCGCGCCCGCTCGGCGAATACCTTTACGATAGACGACCTGCGGGAGATAGCCCGCACATGCGACGAACACGGCATGAAGAGCTATCTGACGGTAAACACCATCATCTACGACAATGACCTCCCCCTGATGCGCACCATTGTGGATGCCGCCAAGGCCGCAGGTATCTCTGCCGTGATTGCGGCCGATGTGGCGGTGATGGACTATGCCCGCAGCATCGGGCAGGAAGTACACCTCAGCACGCAGCTCAACATCTCCAACGTGGAGGCGCTCCGTTTCTATGCCCGCTTTGCCGATGTGGTGGTGCTGGCACGCGAACTCAATCTGGAGCAGGTAGCGGAAATCTACCGGCACATCCGGGAAGAGAACATCTGCGGACCGGGCGGCGAACAGATACGCATCGAAATGTTCTGCCACGGCGCGCTCTGCATGGCCGTGAGCGGCAAGTGCTACCTCTCGCTGCACGAAATGAATCACTCCGCCAACCGGGGTGCCTGCATGCAGGTGTGCCGCCGTAGCTACACCGTGCGCGACAAGGAAACCGATGTGGAACTGGAGGTAGACAACCAGTACATCATGTCGCCCAAAGACCTGAAGACCATCCACTTCATGAACAAGATGCTGGACGCCGGCGTGCGCGTGTTCAAGATTGAAGGCCGCGCCCGCGGGCCCGAGTACGTGCGCACGGTGGTGGAATGCTATAAAGAGGCCATTCGAGCCTACGTGGAAGGCACCTTCACCGACGAGAAGATTGCCGGGTGGGACGAGCGGCTGAAGACCGTCTTCAACCGTGGATTCTGGGACGGGTATTACTTGGGACAGCGCTTGGGCGAGTGGACCAAGAACTACGGTTCGGCCGCCACGGAGCGCAAGATTTATGTGGGCAAAGGCATACGTTACTTCGGCAATATCGGGGTGGCCGAGTTTCTGGTGGAAGCCGCCGAAGTCAGCGTAGGCGACAAACTGCTGATAACAGGCCCCACCACGGGAGCGGAATTCCTCACACTGGACGAAGCCCGTGTAGATCTGAAGCCGGTGCCCACGGTGAGGAAAGGAGAGCATTTCTCGATGAAATCGCCCAAAATACGCCCCAGCGACAAACTCTACAAACTGGTCAGCGTGGAAGAACTGAAGAAGTTCAAAGGAC